A single genomic interval of Candidatus Hydrogenedentota bacterium harbors:
- a CDS encoding response regulator: protein MFTMFKRQARGGIERKFITSILWVGVIPMALALVSGYVLARENQKNAVRINLETAARLRTEGLQLAIMARCQRTARAARDPELIRTITLAASSLAQSELLAALRQLKDLAVSGGDDRADFSAYDRFGVLLGSTRAVPPTERHPEWEGELLGTAPIAFDTAGYILSVATPVKVGGNVQPMGFLVEDQGVRDVLGNLAEQTWPVALEEDEKYEIVAPAGSGNFLTHYMAEIGNDTSQSGTASRPTDAALVAHLTEFPREDSGALLLNDYRGHGTPMAAVVAFHRLLPGRQIYLLAYCSAYDVYENINIAAALTLVFSSLIIGLFCIIAYRNVHNNVIRPVSLLNEGAQIIRQGDLELKLVIGTGDEIEELAMSFNKMASALRTNINQLEESEERYRNLITSMRDGIYQTNTEGRLTLINPAGVQILGFKSAASVVGLNLRELFLERMDYARVTGELERHRFVERARVWMKRPDDRTICVELSANRIFDESGAFIGMEGTFRDVTQNVMLEQEARERSDRIAAINQIANTINSSLEAGRVYESIVVEVRKLITFDYAEVVLMNPQSDTLETHHLWPEPASGNMALERTEGGPESALWVAREKKVLCVRDLRKGNSPFASEFPEEIRSCLCLPLYATERIIGTLNLGAKEVAAFGRHEIEISEQMTPHVAVAIRNAQLLENLQHSLEEVTLARERLHDMNDELKTLDELKTNLLSNVSHELRTPLVAVMGYTDMILNGKVGPINEVQSDYLGISLRNIEKLVTLIENLLDFSRLHRGAEELVFDTFDLVDCARTSMEIIKPVSDSRDIALDLIATEGPVLVEGDKGKMGQVFNNLLSNAVKFNDGGGRVSVEIKFDGAQASVSVSDTGIGIPEEALDKIFTRFYQYDGSSTRKYGGTGIGLAIAQDIMRLHGSRITVTSQVGKGTTFNFVLPLSMSQHPERSNAGPNPPLPTETHLLVELVTQDRALSAQIRNLLLSEGMDVIHAAYPSVARALAEKYSPDVLLVDTEAGPLGSVVVEEIVNTPAAVGVPVILLTNDDTLYAKYESQVAARIRRGFRKSTLLSGIHYALSHGVPGFDQLGDKVLCVDDDQEIGIFISRCLENEGYPTERCNNGEDALEKVANGDYWLVLLDIAMPGIDGWETCRRIKSNAAISGIKVYMVTAKPVDKSLAQLHECGADGYLIKPFKADDLLGLVQSYRPGNKSAPA from the coding sequence TTGTTTACCATGTTCAAGCGACAGGCTCGTGGCGGAATCGAGCGCAAGTTTATCACCTCCATCCTCTGGGTTGGGGTGATCCCGATGGCGCTGGCCCTGGTCAGTGGCTATGTGCTTGCGCGGGAAAACCAGAAAAACGCCGTCCGAATTAACCTGGAAACGGCGGCCCGCCTCAGGACCGAGGGGCTCCAGCTCGCCATCATGGCGCGCTGCCAGCGCACGGCCCGCGCCGCGCGCGATCCCGAGCTCATCAGGACCATCACGCTGGCCGCTTCTTCGCTGGCCCAGTCCGAGTTGCTCGCGGCGCTCCGGCAGTTGAAAGATCTGGCCGTAAGCGGCGGCGATGATCGGGCGGATTTCTCCGCGTATGATCGTTTCGGCGTGCTGCTCGGCAGCACCCGTGCGGTGCCACCGACCGAACGCCACCCTGAGTGGGAAGGCGAACTGCTGGGCACCGCTCCCATTGCCTTTGACACCGCCGGCTATATTCTCAGCGTTGCGACTCCGGTCAAGGTGGGTGGCAATGTGCAGCCCATGGGTTTCCTGGTCGAAGATCAGGGCGTGCGCGACGTACTGGGCAACCTGGCCGAGCAGACGTGGCCCGTAGCGCTGGAGGAAGACGAGAAATACGAAATTGTCGCCCCGGCGGGCAGTGGGAACTTTCTGACCCACTACATGGCGGAGATCGGAAACGACACTTCTCAATCCGGCACGGCTTCGCGCCCGACCGATGCCGCGCTCGTCGCACATCTGACCGAGTTTCCCCGGGAAGATTCGGGCGCACTCCTGCTCAATGATTATCGTGGCCACGGCACCCCTATGGCCGCGGTGGTCGCGTTTCACCGGTTGCTACCAGGCAGGCAGATCTATCTTCTGGCCTATTGCTCCGCCTACGATGTCTACGAAAACATCAATATTGCCGCCGCGCTGACTCTGGTCTTCTCCAGTCTCATCATCGGCCTCTTTTGCATCATCGCCTACCGAAACGTGCACAACAACGTCATTCGTCCCGTCTCCCTCCTCAATGAAGGTGCCCAGATCATCCGGCAGGGCGATCTCGAGCTGAAGCTCGTCATCGGCACGGGGGACGAGATCGAAGAGTTGGCCATGTCCTTCAACAAGATGGCCAGTGCCCTTCGCACCAATATCAATCAACTGGAGGAATCCGAGGAGCGCTACCGTAATCTCATCACCTCCATGCGCGACGGGATCTACCAGACCAATACCGAGGGGCGCCTGACCCTGATCAATCCCGCCGGCGTCCAGATTCTTGGTTTCAAGAGCGCGGCCTCCGTGGTGGGGCTCAATCTGCGGGAGCTCTTTCTCGAACGCATGGATTACGCCCGCGTCACCGGAGAGCTGGAACGGCATCGCTTCGTGGAACGGGCGCGGGTCTGGATGAAACGGCCCGATGATCGGACGATCTGCGTGGAACTCAGCGCCAATCGCATTTTCGACGAGAGCGGAGCCTTCATCGGCATGGAGGGCACCTTCCGCGATGTGACCCAGAACGTGATGCTGGAACAGGAGGCCCGGGAGCGCTCCGATCGCATTGCGGCGATCAACCAGATCGCCAACACGATCAATTCCAGCCTGGAGGCCGGGCGCGTCTACGAAAGCATCGTGGTCGAAGTTCGCAAGCTGATCACCTTTGACTACGCCGAAGTGGTCTTGATGAATCCTCAGAGCGACACCCTGGAGACCCATCATCTGTGGCCGGAGCCGGCAAGCGGAAACATGGCTCTGGAACGAACCGAGGGAGGACCGGAAAGCGCCCTCTGGGTCGCACGGGAGAAAAAAGTGCTCTGCGTGCGCGATCTGCGCAAGGGGAACTCGCCCTTCGCCAGCGAATTTCCGGAAGAGATTCGCAGTTGTCTCTGCCTGCCGCTCTACGCAACCGAGCGCATCATCGGGACCCTCAATCTCGGCGCGAAAGAGGTGGCCGCCTTCGGGCGCCACGAAATCGAGATCTCCGAACAGATGACGCCCCATGTGGCCGTGGCCATTCGGAATGCCCAGCTCCTGGAAAATCTACAGCACTCGCTCGAAGAAGTGACCCTGGCACGGGAACGCCTCCACGATATGAACGACGAGTTGAAGACGCTGGACGAGCTCAAGACCAACCTGCTGTCTAATGTGTCCCACGAACTCAGGACGCCCCTGGTGGCGGTAATGGGCTACACGGACATGATCCTCAATGGCAAGGTGGGCCCGATCAACGAAGTGCAGTCGGATTATTTGGGCATCAGCCTCCGCAATATCGAGAAGCTGGTTACCTTGATCGAGAATCTCCTCGATTTCTCCCGGCTCCATCGTGGGGCGGAAGAGCTCGTGTTTGACACCTTCGATCTGGTGGATTGCGCCCGGACGAGCATGGAAATTATCAAACCCGTGTCGGACAGCCGCGATATCGCGCTGGATCTTATCGCCACGGAGGGGCCGGTCCTTGTCGAAGGCGACAAGGGTAAGATGGGCCAGGTCTTCAACAATCTTCTTTCCAACGCCGTCAAATTCAACGACGGCGGCGGTCGGGTAAGCGTGGAAATCAAATTCGACGGCGCACAGGCTTCCGTTTCTGTGTCGGATACGGGCATCGGGATCCCCGAAGAGGCGCTGGACAAGATATTTACGCGCTTCTACCAGTACGATGGTTCCTCCACCCGGAAGTATGGCGGCACCGGTATCGGGCTTGCCATCGCCCAGGACATCATGCGCCTGCATGGCAGTCGGATCACCGTGACCAGCCAGGTGGGCAAGGGAACGACCTTCAATTTCGTGCTCCCCCTGAGCATGTCCCAGCATCCGGAACGCTCGAACGCCGGGCCCAATCCACCTCTGCCCACGGAAACTCACCTGCTCGTGGAGTTGGTAACACAGGACCGTGCCCTGAGCGCGCAGATTCGCAATTTGCTCCTTTCGGAGGGGATGGATGTCATTCACGCCGCCTACCCGTCCGTGGCCCGTGCCCTGGCGGAAAAGTACAGCCCCGACGTGCTGCTGGTCGACACGGAGGCCGGCCCCCTCGGAAGCGTGGTGGTGGAGGAGATCGTCAACACACCCGCGGCGGTGGGCGTGCCCGTTATTTTACTCACCAACGATGATACGCTCTATGCGAAGTACGAGTCTCAAGTCGCCGCGCGTATCCGGCGAGGCTTCCGTAAGAGCACCCTTCTCAGCGGGATTCACTATGCCCTGAGCCATGGCGTCCCCGGCTTCGACCAGTTGGGTGACAAGGTGCTTTGCGTGGATGATGACCAGGAGATCGGCATCTTCATATCGCGATGCCTGGAAAACGAGGGCTACCCCACGGAACGCTGCAATAACGGCGAGGATGCCTTGGAAAAGGTGGCCAACGGCGACTACTGGCTGGTGCTACTCGATATCGCTATGCCGGGCATCGACGGCTGGGAGACCTGCCGGCGGATCAAGTCCAACGCGGCCATTTCCGGCATCAAGGTCTATATGGTCACCGCAAAGCCCGTGGATAAGAGCCTGGCCCAGTTGCACGAGTGTGGCGCCGACGGGTACCTTATCAAGCCGTTCAAGGCGGACGATCTGTTGGGGCTGGTGCAGAGCTATCGCCCCGGAAACAAATCCGCGCCCGCGTGA
- a CDS encoding response regulator, which yields MSDREQKAYTTFEAAKICHVTHHSIKNWIKQGLIKASRTPGGHYRILEDDLDRFREKYDMFPREKGPSQRRVMIVDDDPDALALMENILTDDGFELVKVSNATEVGLKAAQMGPDLILLDFLMPEINGFEVCKALRDNELTRSIPIMAVTCLTKESDIERIFSCGADEYLAKPFRVDQMLDKVRDLIGRGRASE from the coding sequence GTGAGTGATCGTGAACAAAAAGCATATACCACCTTCGAGGCCGCCAAGATTTGCCACGTCACCCACCACAGCATTAAGAACTGGATTAAACAAGGGCTGATTAAAGCCTCCAGGACGCCGGGTGGGCACTATCGAATCCTCGAAGACGATCTGGATCGATTCCGGGAGAAATACGATATGTTTCCCCGGGAAAAGGGGCCCTCGCAGCGTCGGGTCATGATTGTCGACGACGATCCCGACGCGTTGGCCCTGATGGAGAATATCCTCACGGACGATGGCTTCGAGCTGGTGAAGGTGAGCAACGCGACGGAAGTGGGCCTGAAAGCGGCCCAGATGGGACCGGACCTCATCTTGCTCGACTTTCTCATGCCGGAGATAAACGGCTTCGAAGTCTGCAAGGCCCTCCGGGACAACGAACTCACCCGCAGTATTCCCATCATGGCGGTCACCTGCCTCACAAAAGAGTCCGACATCGAACGGATATTTTCGTGTGGCGCCGACGAGTACCTTGCGAAGCCATTTCGCGTGGATCAAATGCTGGACAAGGTCCGGGATCTTATCGGTCGGGGCCGGGCGAGCGAGTAA
- a CDS encoding glucose-6-phosphate isomerase, producing MQADIRIDISRAKSAAVGKEHGITPAEFQAIEPRVLEIHKILQKERKDKAYGFYDLHKDKETLKAVKAAAKKYAAFGYENLVVLGIGGSALGITALNTALNPPYYNMLTKRGRKGFPRLFVMDNIDPVTFRAMLRLCPPQKTLYNVISKSGGTAETMSQLMIVLEILESKLGKDKVKDHLIVTTSPQGPNAPKSLLHPVAKAYGLDSFDIPLNVGGRFSVFTPVGLLPAALIGLDIDEMLAGCAAMDKRCSLGSLMDNPAYLRAAVHYMMDKQKGKVMSVMMPYVDGLRDVADWYRQLWAESLGKKFSLDGEEVYAGQTPIKALGATDQHSQVQLFREGPNDKIFTTLEAGRFDKTLKIPANLTEIKDLDYLRGASMNKLMTAELVGTLDALKASLRPAIRVILPKVNAHTVGQLLYMLEVETAMAGRLYNVNTFDQPGVEEGKIIARRLMGGEG from the coding sequence ATGCAAGCCGATATTCGCATCGATATTTCGCGGGCCAAGTCCGCCGCCGTAGGCAAGGAACACGGCATCACGCCAGCCGAATTTCAGGCCATCGAGCCCCGGGTCCTCGAAATACACAAGATCCTCCAGAAAGAGCGCAAGGACAAGGCCTACGGCTTCTACGACCTTCACAAGGACAAAGAAACCCTTAAGGCGGTAAAGGCGGCGGCAAAGAAATACGCCGCTTTCGGTTATGAAAATCTCGTCGTGCTCGGTATCGGCGGCTCCGCCCTGGGCATCACCGCGCTGAACACCGCGCTGAATCCGCCCTATTACAATATGCTCACCAAGCGCGGACGCAAAGGCTTTCCGCGACTCTTTGTCATGGACAACATCGATCCCGTGACCTTCCGCGCCATGCTGCGCCTGTGCCCGCCGCAGAAAACCCTCTACAACGTGATTTCCAAGTCCGGCGGCACCGCGGAGACCATGTCCCAGCTCATGATCGTGCTGGAAATTCTCGAGAGCAAGCTCGGCAAGGACAAGGTGAAAGATCACCTTATCGTCACCACCAGCCCCCAGGGCCCCAACGCCCCCAAGAGCCTTCTTCATCCCGTCGCCAAGGCCTATGGCCTTGACAGCTTCGACATCCCGCTCAATGTGGGCGGACGTTTCTCCGTGTTTACACCGGTTGGCCTGCTCCCCGCCGCCTTGATCGGTCTCGATATCGATGAGATGCTCGCCGGTTGCGCCGCCATGGACAAGCGCTGCTCTCTCGGAAGTCTGATGGATAACCCCGCGTACCTGCGCGCCGCCGTGCATTACATGATGGACAAGCAGAAGGGCAAGGTCATGTCCGTCATGATGCCCTATGTGGACGGGCTCCGCGACGTGGCCGATTGGTATCGCCAGCTCTGGGCCGAAAGCCTGGGTAAGAAGTTCAGCCTCGATGGGGAAGAGGTCTATGCGGGACAGACGCCCATCAAGGCCCTCGGCGCCACCGACCAGCACTCGCAGGTGCAGCTTTTCCGCGAAGGTCCCAACGACAAGATCTTTACCACGCTCGAAGCCGGTCGATTCGACAAGACGTTGAAGATTCCCGCGAACCTCACGGAAATTAAAGATTTGGACTACCTGCGCGGCGCTTCGATGAACAAGCTGATGACCGCCGAACTGGTCGGCACGCTGGACGCCCTCAAGGCCAGCCTGCGCCCCGCCATCCGCGTGATTCTGCCCAAGGTCAACGCCCACACCGTCGGCCAGTTGTTGTACATGCTCGAAGTGGAGACCGCCATGGCCGGTCGTCTCTATAACGTCAATACCTTTGATCAACCCGGTGTGGAAGAAGGCAAAATCATTGCCCGCCGCCTCATGGGGGGCGAGGGGTGA
- a CDS encoding DEAD/DEAH box helicase family protein, giving the protein MNNALGENILTRFTPAAALKIQEAIAEAGGREVFFAGAFDGQGRICTVRVCARGHETAVPALFETLDVRDVVIHNHPSGEIAPSEADVQLAAMYSAHGHGVYIVDNDVTRVYVVVEPFLPKQVALLSTQELRKMFAPNGEMGKTLPGFEVRPQQVQFMEAVADAFNQNRIAVVEAPTGVGKTFAYLLPAALWARRNKERIVISTRTINLQEQIMEKDIPLIRKSINEPLEACLVKGRGNYLCLRKLERALSETTLFDDEATQGQLQAISEWAEKTEDGSRTDLPFMPGREVWEKVCSESDSCSMGRCPDNKRCFVGKARREMGKADLLVVNHHMLFSDIAIKKEAGDFSAQAVLPHYKRVIFDEAHSIEDSATEYFGLSATLFGAKASFGRFIRMERGQERGLIPVIRAMLVKECPQLSVDKFEVIQTLIEEKVKPLLFESRNLVEDSFLALRELASICSGEIGRDVKWRLTEEILLDKRLRKVHNERVVPAVDSVTKLLKHLKDLHTLLMRIPPKEEGEEPPLVSERAQLQAYAGRLERTANALLECTSEELQENTVRWIEVDARHDQSIRIARCPLEVGPPLAEWVYNNLDTVVMTSATLAVRREFDYLFQRLGLNRVEDGRVSTALLDSPFNYREQAMLCLLNDVVDPGDRRFLEDSVAGIRRALEISRGHAFVLFTSFYALEHAYKHLAGDLRKAGITPLKQGEAGRTQLLDRFRLDANSVLFATDSFWEGVDVAGDSLQCVILPKLPFRVPTEPIQQARSEAIEARTGNAFMDYSVPQAVIKFRQGFGRLIRRRSDRGVVVVLDQRILTKRYGRIFLDSLPPLSVVRGDRDTVFQEMETFFQQPTED; this is encoded by the coding sequence ATGAACAACGCCCTCGGAGAAAATATACTCACCCGCTTCACCCCGGCGGCGGCCCTGAAGATTCAGGAGGCCATCGCGGAAGCGGGGGGGCGCGAGGTCTTCTTTGCGGGGGCCTTCGATGGCCAGGGACGCATCTGCACCGTGCGTGTTTGTGCGCGGGGCCACGAGACCGCCGTTCCGGCACTTTTTGAAACGCTGGACGTTCGCGATGTAGTGATCCACAACCATCCCTCGGGCGAAATCGCGCCGAGCGAGGCGGATGTTCAATTGGCCGCCATGTACAGCGCCCACGGCCACGGGGTCTACATCGTGGACAACGATGTCACCCGAGTCTATGTGGTGGTGGAGCCCTTTCTCCCCAAACAGGTCGCACTCCTCTCCACCCAGGAGCTGCGGAAGATGTTCGCGCCCAACGGCGAGATGGGGAAAACCCTGCCGGGCTTCGAGGTGCGCCCGCAGCAGGTTCAATTCATGGAAGCGGTGGCCGACGCCTTCAATCAGAATCGCATCGCGGTGGTGGAAGCGCCCACGGGCGTGGGGAAGACCTTTGCCTATTTGCTGCCCGCCGCCCTGTGGGCCAGGCGAAACAAAGAGCGCATTGTCATCAGCACCCGGACCATCAATCTCCAGGAACAGATCATGGAGAAAGACATCCCGCTGATTCGGAAGTCGATTAACGAACCTCTCGAGGCCTGCCTGGTGAAGGGACGGGGCAACTACCTCTGCCTTCGCAAGCTGGAGCGGGCATTGTCCGAGACCACCTTGTTTGACGACGAAGCCACCCAAGGCCAGCTTCAGGCCATCAGCGAGTGGGCCGAGAAAACCGAGGACGGCAGCCGGACGGATCTGCCCTTCATGCCCGGTCGCGAGGTCTGGGAAAAGGTCTGCTCCGAGTCGGACAGTTGCAGCATGGGGCGTTGCCCGGATAATAAGCGTTGTTTTGTGGGAAAGGCCCGGCGCGAGATGGGCAAGGCCGATCTGCTGGTGGTGAATCACCACATGCTTTTTTCCGACATCGCGATCAAGAAAGAGGCGGGCGATTTTTCGGCTCAGGCGGTGTTGCCCCACTACAAGCGCGTGATCTTCGACGAGGCCCACAGCATCGAGGACTCCGCCACCGAGTATTTTGGCCTCTCCGCCACGCTTTTTGGCGCCAAGGCCTCTTTTGGACGCTTTATTCGCATGGAGCGGGGTCAGGAACGCGGTCTTATTCCCGTGATCCGCGCGATGCTGGTGAAGGAATGTCCTCAGCTTTCGGTGGATAAATTTGAGGTGATACAGACACTCATCGAGGAGAAGGTGAAGCCCCTGCTCTTTGAGAGTCGCAATCTGGTCGAAGATTCCTTTCTGGCCCTCCGCGAACTCGCCTCCATTTGTAGTGGCGAAATTGGCCGCGACGTGAAGTGGCGCCTTACCGAGGAGATCTTACTCGATAAGCGACTGCGCAAAGTACACAACGAGCGGGTCGTCCCCGCGGTCGATTCCGTAACAAAGCTCTTGAAGCATCTCAAGGATCTCCATACCCTGCTCATGCGTATCCCTCCGAAGGAAGAGGGGGAAGAGCCGCCGCTGGTGTCCGAGAGAGCCCAGTTGCAGGCTTACGCCGGTCGTCTCGAACGCACGGCCAACGCCCTGCTGGAATGCACCAGCGAAGAGCTGCAGGAGAACACGGTTCGCTGGATCGAAGTCGACGCGCGCCACGATCAGTCCATCCGCATTGCGCGGTGCCCGCTGGAAGTGGGGCCGCCCCTTGCGGAATGGGTGTACAACAACCTGGACACCGTCGTTATGACCTCGGCCACCCTCGCGGTCCGGCGCGAGTTCGACTATCTCTTTCAACGCCTGGGACTCAATCGCGTGGAGGACGGCAGGGTAAGCACCGCGCTCCTTGACTCGCCCTTCAACTATCGCGAACAGGCCATGCTGTGCCTGCTCAATGATGTCGTGGACCCCGGCGATCGCCGCTTTCTGGAGGATTCGGTGGCGGGGATTCGACGCGCACTGGAGATCTCCCGGGGACATGCCTTCGTCCTGTTTACTTCGTTCTACGCGCTGGAGCACGCCTACAAACACCTCGCGGGAGACCTGCGGAAGGCGGGCATCACGCCCCTGAAGCAGGGCGAAGCCGGACGCACCCAGTTGCTTGATCGCTTTCGGCTCGACGCCAACAGCGTGCTCTTCGCCACCGACAGTTTCTGGGAAGGAGTGGACGTTGCCGGCGATTCCTTGCAGTGTGTTATACTGCCCAAACTGCCCTTTCGGGTTCCCACGGAGCCTATCCAGCAGGCCCGGTCCGAGGCGATTGAAGCCCGAACCGGCAACGCCTTCATGGACTACTCCGTACCCCAGGCGGTCATAAAATTCCGCCAGGGATTTGGCCGCCTCATACGGAGGCGCAGCGATCGGGGCGTCGTTGTTGTACTTGATCAGCGCATTCTGACCAAACGTTACGGTCGCATCTTCCTGGATTCCCTGCCGCCGTTAAGCGTCGTTCGGGGTGATCGCGATACTGTTTTTCAAGAGATGGAAACTTTCTTCCAGCAACCAACCGAGGATTGA
- a CDS encoding DUF4832 domain-containing protein, whose product MRVWTHGILALFLLGTLPSWSQGLPESGWVSLAYDATKAPADNPLKGFVPFSGEYDSFPYSMEFDYVGLATLMSGPTTFTFDSGLEPLLNEIAGRGHQAIIRVYLDYPDDSTSIPQFLLDDGLQLTAYNGSSGSGMSPDYDDENLVQALEAFIAAFGARYDGDPRVGFVQLGLLGHWGEWHTYPEEELFAGVQTQNRILVAYDNAFSETQLLISQDVMSHEPMATLETRQIGFHDDDFTNSTLPTEDFHFWSRMLANEFDLRWQSLPNGGEVQPDYQQVVFDQPTGAPEDFATAVSTTHVSWLLYHQAFEGDNGGSNGWSNAKVARAIAGAKSTGYEFFISAANLPDAPENGALTIGVRLQNRGLAPFYYDWPFKITATGNGGAPVVLETPGWALSSILANSTDHEFVLESAAPGLNAGNYAIHLSVPNILPGGNPIRFANATQDENGVLLGTLTVGSGGEGEGEGEGEGEGNLEEIADDLLTDFDDLDADNSGGLTIGEARVERADLTQTQYDEIDTNRDGELSESELEALAPRENPFGCNLS is encoded by the coding sequence ATGCGCGTCTGGACTCATGGAATCCTCGCCCTTTTCCTCCTCGGAACGCTTCCGTCCTGGAGCCAGGGGCTGCCCGAAAGCGGCTGGGTTTCCCTCGCTTACGATGCGACGAAGGCACCTGCGGACAATCCGCTGAAGGGCTTCGTCCCATTTTCCGGGGAGTATGACTCCTTCCCCTACAGCATGGAATTCGACTATGTGGGCCTGGCGACCCTCATGAGCGGACCCACTACCTTCACCTTCGACTCCGGGCTGGAGCCCCTGCTCAACGAAATTGCGGGACGGGGACATCAGGCGATTATCCGGGTTTATCTGGACTATCCCGATGATTCTACGTCCATTCCCCAGTTCCTCCTCGATGACGGCCTTCAATTGACGGCCTACAACGGCAGCAGCGGCTCCGGCATGAGTCCGGACTACGACGACGAGAATCTGGTCCAGGCGCTCGAAGCCTTCATCGCGGCATTTGGCGCGCGCTACGACGGCGACCCGCGCGTTGGCTTTGTCCAGCTTGGCCTGCTGGGTCACTGGGGCGAATGGCACACCTATCCCGAGGAGGAGCTCTTCGCCGGCGTGCAAACGCAGAACCGGATTCTTGTCGCCTATGACAATGCCTTCAGCGAAACTCAGCTACTCATTTCGCAGGATGTCATGAGCCATGAACCCATGGCGACCCTCGAAACTCGACAGATTGGATTCCACGACGACGACTTCACCAACTCGACCCTGCCCACGGAAGACTTCCATTTCTGGAGCCGGATGCTGGCAAACGAGTTCGACCTGCGCTGGCAATCGCTACCGAACGGCGGCGAAGTGCAGCCGGATTATCAGCAGGTCGTCTTCGATCAGCCCACCGGCGCGCCCGAGGATTTCGCAACGGCGGTTTCGACCACCCACGTGTCCTGGCTGCTCTACCACCAGGCCTTTGAAGGCGATAACGGCGGCAGCAATGGCTGGAGCAACGCCAAAGTGGCGCGGGCCATCGCGGGGGCCAAATCGACGGGCTACGAATTTTTCATCAGCGCGGCAAACCTGCCGGACGCCCCCGAGAACGGGGCATTGACCATTGGCGTGCGCCTGCAGAATCGGGGCTTGGCCCCATTCTACTATGACTGGCCTTTCAAGATAACCGCAACGGGCAACGGCGGCGCCCCGGTCGTGCTGGAGACACCTGGCTGGGCCCTCAGTAGTATTCTGGCGAATTCGACCGACCATGAATTCGTTTTGGAGTCTGCGGCCCCTGGGCTAAACGCGGGAAACTATGCCATTCATCTGAGCGTGCCCAACATCTTGCCCGGTGGCAATCCGATCCGCTTTGCAAACGCCACTCAGGACGAGAACGGTGTTTTGCTGGGCACGCTGACCGTGGGTTCCGGGGGTGAGGGTGAGGGTGAAGGCGAAGGCGAAGGCGAAGGGAACTTGGAAGAAATTGCCGATGACCTGCTGACCGATTTTGATGACCTGGACGCGGACAACAGTGGCGGACTTACGATAGGCGAAGCGCGTGTGGAACGGGCAGACTTGACGCAAACTCAGTACGACGAGATAGACACCAACCGTGACGGCGAACTGAGCGAGTCGGAATTGGAGGCACTCGCACCCCGCGAGAATCCCTTTGGGTGTAACCTGTCGTAG
- the xylA gene encoding xylose isomerase — protein MAEYFPGIKKIKYEGPDTKNPLAFRHYKASQKVLGKTMEDHFRFAVSYWHTFKGLGQDPFGLPTAIRSYNNAPDDVAVMDRTMEAAFEFFTKLGVNYWCFHDSDIAPEAETLSESQQRLDRVAKQAKKLQDDTGVKLLWGTSNLFSHRRFMSGAATNPDPAIFAYAGAKVKKALEVTKYLGGEGYVFWGGREGYETLLNTDMGRELDHLARFLHMAVDYKKKIKFKGQFFIEPKPKEPTKHQYDFDAASCHAFLQKYGLTDHLKLNIEANHATLAGHSFLHELEYAAANGLLGSVDANRGDELLGWDTDQFPTNLYETTLAMYAILKAGGFKSGGLNFDAKVRRQSIDPEDLFHAHIGAMDAFARGLKSAANMIKDGKFEKAIKKRYAGWDTAFGKSIESGQATLEDLEAYTFKNGDPQPQSGRQEYLENLLNEYIV, from the coding sequence ATGGCTGAATATTTTCCGGGTATCAAGAAAATCAAATACGAAGGTCCGGACACGAAGAATCCGCTGGCCTTCCGTCACTATAAGGCGAGCCAGAAGGTGCTCGGCAAGACGATGGAAGATCACTTCCGCTTCGCCGTGAGCTACTGGCACACCTTCAAGGGCCTGGGCCAGGATCCCTTCGGCCTCCCCACCGCCATTCGCAGCTACAACAATGCGCCCGACGATGTGGCCGTGATGGACCGCACCATGGAAGCGGCTTTCGAGTTCTTCACCAAGCTGGGTGTGAACTACTGGTGCTTCCACGACTCCGACATCGCGCCCGAGGCGGAAACCCTCTCCGAATCCCAGCAGCGCCTCGACCGCGTGGCCAAACAGGCGAAGAAGCTTCAGGATGACACCGGCGTGAAGCTCCTCTGGGGCACGAGTAACCTCTTCTCCCACCGCCGCTTCATGTCGGGCGCGGCGACCAATCCCGATCCCGCGATCTTCGCCTATGCCGGCGCCAAAGTAAAGAAGGCGCTGGAAGTCACCAAGTATCTCGGCGGTGAAGGTTACGTGTTCTGGGGGGGCCGCGAGGGCTATGAAACCCTGCTGAACACGGACATGGGCCGCGAGTTGGATCACCTGGCCCGCTTCCTCCACATGGCGGTGGACTACAAGAAAAAGATCAAGTTCAAGGGTCAGTTCTTCATCGAACCGAAGCCGAAAGAACCCACCAAGCACCAGTACGACTTCGACGCGGCGAGCTGCCACGCCTTCCTCCAGAAGTACGGCCTGACCGATCACCTCAAGCTCAACATCGAAGCGAACCACGCCACGCTCGCGGGCCACTCCTTCCTCCATGAGCTGGAATACGCCGCCGCGAACGGCCTCCTCGGCTCCGTGGACGCCAACCGGGGCGATGAACTCCTCGGCTGGGATACGGACCAGTTCCCCACGAACCTCTACGAGACCACGCTGGCCATGTATGCCATTCTCAAAGCGGGCGGCTTCAAGTCCGGCGGCCTGAACTTCGACGCCAAGGTCCGCCGCCAGTCCATCGACCCGGAGGACTTGTTCCACGCCCATATCGGCGCCATGGACGCCTTCGCCCGGGGCCTGAAGAGCGCCGCGAACATGATCAAAGACGGCAAGTTCGAAAAGGCCATCAAGAAGCGCTATGCCGGCTGGGACACGGCCTTCGGCAAGTCCATCGAGAGCGGCCAGGCCACCCTGGAAGATCTGGAAGCCTACACCTTCAAGAACGGCGATCCCCAGCCCCAGAGCGGCCGTCAGGAATACTTGGAAAATCTGCTGAACGAGTACATCGTCTGA